The Legionella lansingensis DNA window TTTACACTTGCTGATTCGTCAGCTATTTGTGCTTATATTGATAAAAAATACCCTATTCCTAGTTTTTATCCCGATAACCCAGAAGACTACGGAAAGGCCCTTTGGTATGAAGAATATGCTGATACTGTTTTATTTCAGGCTATTGCGCCTTGTTATTATCAAACCGTGCTTGTCCCTCTTTATCACCATCGAGAACCTGATAAAGAAGCCATCAATGCAGCACTAAGCATACAACTTCCTAAAGTTGCCTCTTATTTAGAAAATGAATTACTTAATAAACAGTTTTTAGTAGGCAATCAGTTTACTATTGCTGATGTGGCTACTGTAAGCATGTTTATGAATATGTACTTATCTGGATTTCAGCTTAACCAAGAATCTTGGCCAAACTTATCCAGGTATTTGAAGGTTCACTTTAAACGTGAAAGTTTTAGTTCCTGTATTAAAGATGTAGAAGC harbors:
- a CDS encoding glutathione S-transferase family protein — translated: MLILYGAPGSVFVRKPRILLQEKQIEFVVDPINLYEYINDEFKQASPLKKIPALRDGHFTLADSSAICAYIDKKYPIPSFYPDNPEDYGKALWYEEYADTVLFQAIAPCYYQTVLVPLYHHREPDKEAINAALSIQLPKVASYLENELLNKQFLVGNQFTIADVATVSMFMNMYLSGFQLNQESWPNLSRYLKVHFKRESFSSCIKDVEAELLKISSATTAAINDLQHLI